In Flavobacterium sp. N3904, one DNA window encodes the following:
- a CDS encoding glycerol-3-phosphate dehydrogenase/oxidase, with protein sequence MNRIEQLKKLNSDNDWDFIIIGGGANGLGAAVDAASRGFKTLLLEASDFSKGTSSRSTKLAHGGVRYLEQGNLALVVEALKERGLMLKNAGHLVKNESFIIPNYNWWGGLFYTIGLKIYDLLAGKLNLGTSKYLSREKTIELIPNIEQKGLQSGVIYHDGQFDDSRLAINLAQTAIDNGACVLNYIKVIQLIKDSNNQVIGVIAEDQKTQEKWKIKGKAIINATGVFTNSIMKMNDKEYKKYIVPSQGIHLVFDKSFISSEHALMIPKTSDGRVLFAVPWHDKIVIGTTDTLVSTSSLEPIAQDEEIDFILETAQRFLTKKPNRADVLSIFAGLRPLAAPEKKGQSTKEVSRSHKIIVSETGLITVTGGKWTTYRKIAEDIVDKAIKVHRLANKKCATEHLSIHGNQKNSDIDFENHLFVYGTDKDSILKLQENEPLLKEKLHLNYEYTLAEVVWAIRYEMATTIDDVLARRVRLLFLDARAAIACSNKVANLLAKELGHNEDWIQNQLTEFKSLANGFLLKEFQIE encoded by the coding sequence ATGAACCGAATAGAACAGTTAAAAAAATTGAATTCAGATAACGATTGGGACTTCATAATAATTGGAGGTGGCGCAAATGGTTTGGGTGCAGCAGTAGATGCCGCATCCAGAGGATTCAAAACCCTACTCTTAGAAGCTTCAGATTTTTCAAAAGGCACATCAAGTCGAAGCACAAAATTAGCGCATGGCGGAGTTCGATATTTAGAGCAAGGTAATTTAGCATTAGTCGTTGAAGCATTAAAAGAAAGAGGACTAATGCTAAAAAATGCTGGTCATTTAGTCAAAAACGAATCTTTTATAATTCCAAATTATAATTGGTGGGGAGGTTTATTTTATACAATTGGATTAAAAATTTACGATCTATTGGCTGGTAAATTGAACTTAGGAACATCTAAGTATTTATCTCGAGAAAAAACCATAGAATTAATACCCAATATAGAACAAAAAGGGCTTCAAAGCGGCGTGATTTACCATGACGGCCAATTTGATGATTCAAGACTTGCTATAAATCTTGCACAAACTGCAATTGACAACGGTGCCTGTGTGCTCAATTATATAAAAGTTATACAATTGATAAAAGACAGTAACAATCAAGTCATCGGTGTTATAGCAGAAGACCAAAAAACTCAAGAAAAATGGAAAATAAAAGGCAAAGCTATAATCAATGCAACAGGGGTTTTTACCAACTCAATCATGAAAATGAATGACAAAGAGTATAAAAAATACATTGTTCCGAGTCAAGGAATACACTTAGTATTTGATAAATCTTTTATATCTAGCGAACATGCTCTAATGATTCCAAAAACCAGTGACGGCAGAGTTCTTTTTGCAGTTCCATGGCATGACAAAATAGTTATTGGCACTACAGACACTCTCGTGTCTACATCCAGTCTTGAGCCAATTGCACAAGATGAAGAAATTGATTTCATATTAGAGACCGCACAAAGATTTTTAACTAAAAAACCAAATAGAGCTGATGTATTATCCATTTTTGCAGGTTTACGCCCATTGGCAGCCCCCGAAAAAAAAGGACAATCCACCAAAGAAGTCTCCAGAAGCCATAAAATAATAGTTTCAGAAACCGGATTGATAACTGTAACTGGAGGGAAATGGACAACTTATAGAAAAATTGCAGAAGATATTGTTGATAAAGCTATCAAAGTCCATCGATTGGCAAATAAAAAATGTGCAACTGAGCACCTTTCAATCCATGGAAATCAGAAAAATAGCGACATTGATTTTGAAAATCATTTATTCGTCTATGGAACCGACAAGGATTCTATTCTAAAACTACAAGAAAACGAACCCCTTCTCAAAGAAAAGCTGCACCTTAATTATGAATACACATTGGCCGAGGTAGTTTGGGCAATTCGGTATGAAATGGCAACAACAATTGATGATGTTTTAGCAAGACGGGTTCGATTATTGTTTTTAGATGCACGCGCAGCAATTGCCTGTTCCAACAAAGTTGCTAATTTACTGGCCAAAGAATTAGGGCATAATGAAGATTGGATTCAAAATCAATTGACAGAATTTAAATCACTTGCCAATGGATTTCTTTTGAAAGAATTCCAAATTGAGTAA
- a CDS encoding CBS domain-containing protein, producing MRHHVPVSTIMAKNIIKLTISDDLTKAESLFKHYKIRHIPVVNGATIIGMLSYTDLLRISFADAVDDDEEIVDTTVYNMFTVEQVMAKKLITISPETTIKEAAEILASKEFHALPVCEGHLLVGIVTTTDLIKYLIDQYK from the coding sequence ATGAGACATCATGTTCCAGTGTCAACCATTATGGCAAAAAATATTATCAAGCTTACCATTTCTGATGATTTAACCAAAGCGGAATCTCTTTTCAAGCATTATAAAATTCGACATATTCCTGTAGTGAATGGAGCTACAATAATTGGGATGTTGAGTTATACCGATTTATTACGAATTTCTTTTGCTGATGCGGTAGATGATGATGAAGAGATTGTAGATACTACTGTTTATAATATGTTTACGGTAGAGCAAGTAATGGCCAAAAAGTTAATTACTATTTCGCCAGAAACTACAATTAAAGAAGCCGCCGAAATATTGGCCAGTAAAGAATTTCATGCATTACCAGTATGTGAAGGACACTTGTTGGTAGGGATAGTAACCACTACCGATTTAATCAAGTATTTAATTGACCAATACAAATAA
- a CDS encoding RNA polymerase sigma factor RpoD/SigA gives MRQLKITKQVTNRETASLDKYLQEIGKVDLITADEEVELAQKIKAGDQRALEKLTKANLRFVVSVAKQYQNQGLTLPDLINEGNLGLIKAAQRFDETRGFKFISYAVWWIRQSILQALAEQSRIVRLPLNKIGSINKINKMYALLEQSNERPPSAEEIAKELDMTVNDVKESMKNSGRHLSMDAPLVEGEDSNLYDVLRSGESPNPDRELIHESLRTEIERSLETLTPREADVVRLYFGLGDQHPMTLEEIGETFDLTRERVRQIKEKAIRRLKHTSRSKILKTYLG, from the coding sequence ATGAGACAACTTAAAATCACCAAGCAGGTTACCAATCGTGAAACCGCTTCATTAGACAAATATTTACAAGAAATTGGAAAAGTTGACCTTATTACCGCTGACGAAGAAGTAGAATTAGCTCAAAAGATTAAAGCCGGGGATCAGAGAGCCCTAGAAAAATTGACAAAAGCCAATTTACGTTTCGTAGTTTCGGTAGCCAAACAATACCAAAATCAAGGTCTTACTCTTCCCGATTTGATCAATGAAGGAAATCTTGGTTTGATAAAAGCAGCACAACGTTTTGATGAAACTCGTGGTTTCAAGTTCATTTCATACGCTGTATGGTGGATTCGTCAATCGATACTTCAAGCTTTGGCAGAACAATCCCGTATTGTTCGTTTGCCTTTAAATAAAATTGGTTCTATTAATAAAATCAACAAAATGTATGCGTTATTAGAGCAATCTAATGAGCGTCCACCATCTGCTGAAGAAATTGCAAAAGAACTGGACATGACTGTAAATGACGTAAAAGAGTCTATGAAAAACTCTGGTCGTCACTTATCTATGGATGCTCCACTAGTAGAAGGAGAAGATTCAAATCTTTATGATGTATTGCGTTCTGGTGAATCACCAAATCCAGACAGGGAATTAATTCACGAATCATTGCGTACCGAAATTGAGCGTTCACTAGAAACATTGACTCCACGAGAAGCAGATGTAGTGCGTTTGTACTTCGGATTAGGTGATCAACACCCAATGACATTGGAAGAAATTGGAGAAACTTTTGACCTGACGCGCGAACGTGTACGTCAAATCAAGGAAAAAGCAATTCGCAGATTGAAACATACTTCCAGAAGTAAAATCTTGAAAACGTATTTAGGATAA
- the topA gene encoding type I DNA topoisomerase produces MAKNLVIVESPAKAKTIEKFLGSDYQVESSYGHIADLPSKEIGVDVENGFKPKYEVSSDKKALVSKLKTLAKNADMVWLASDEDREGEAISWHLAEELKLKKEKTKRIVFHEITKSAILKAIDNPREIDYNLVNAQQARRVLDRLVGYELSPVLWRKIKGGLSAGRVQSVSVRLIVEREREIQNFNAVATYSVVAEFTNESGKTFKAKLPKNYNTKKEAEEFLNKNIGSIYKVADLETKPTKKSPTGPFTTSTLQQEAARKLYLPVGITMQLAQRLYEAGLITYMRTDSVNLSKDAMDAAQAEIIKSYGKEFSNPRTFVNKSKGAQEAHEAIRPTDMSRHTVDIDRDQARLYDLIWKRTLASQMSDAKLERTNVKIEANNHKEIFTASGEVLLFEGFLKVYLEGHDDDEEEQEGMLPAMKVNEKLQNNYITATERYSRAAARYTEASLVKKLEELGIGRPSTYAPTISTIINRNYVEKGNLDGHERNYTQLTLQLGKVGEKVLKENTGSDKGKLVPTDIGTIVTDFLVKNFGNILDYNFTAKVEHDFDEIAEGNIEWTKMMQEFYDQFHPTVKDVEENADRESGERILGVDPVSGKPVSVRLGKFGPMAQIGAADDEEKKFASLMSEQNIGNITLEETLKLFLLPKNLGIYKGEEVEVSNGRYGPYVRHGSVFISLPRGEDPLDVSIERAQELIDEKAIADAPIAVYKGEGVQKGTGRFGPFIKWNGIFINVSKKYNFDNLSQSDVEALIEDKLQKNIDKVLHNWEEEGILVEKARWGRSVITKGKIKIELSKDVDATKLTLSQVRDMIAKKTPAKKTAVKKTTATKKTAVKKAVVKKK; encoded by the coding sequence ATGGCAAAGAATTTAGTGATAGTTGAGTCACCTGCAAAGGCAAAAACAATCGAAAAATTTCTAGGAAGTGATTATCAAGTAGAGTCAAGTTATGGGCATATAGCCGACTTGCCTTCTAAAGAAATAGGTGTAGACGTAGAAAATGGTTTTAAACCCAAATACGAAGTTTCATCCGATAAAAAAGCATTAGTATCCAAATTAAAAACGTTAGCCAAAAATGCCGATATGGTTTGGTTAGCAAGTGATGAGGATCGAGAGGGGGAGGCTATTTCTTGGCATCTTGCAGAAGAACTAAAACTAAAAAAAGAAAAAACCAAACGAATTGTTTTTCATGAAATAACAAAATCAGCAATTTTAAAAGCGATTGATAATCCTCGTGAAATTGATTATAATCTTGTAAATGCGCAACAGGCACGAAGAGTACTAGATCGATTAGTCGGGTATGAATTGTCTCCTGTACTTTGGAGAAAAATAAAAGGGGGATTGTCTGCAGGAAGGGTACAGTCTGTTTCTGTTCGTTTGATTGTTGAAAGAGAACGCGAAATTCAAAACTTTAATGCAGTTGCAACCTATTCTGTAGTTGCAGAGTTTACCAATGAGTCTGGAAAAACTTTTAAAGCAAAGCTCCCAAAAAATTATAATACGAAAAAAGAAGCCGAAGAATTCTTGAATAAAAATATCGGCTCTATATATAAGGTAGCAGATTTAGAAACTAAACCTACCAAAAAATCACCTACAGGGCCTTTTACAACTTCAACATTGCAGCAAGAAGCCGCAAGAAAATTGTATTTACCAGTTGGTATTACAATGCAATTGGCCCAACGTTTGTACGAAGCTGGACTCATAACCTATATGAGAACGGATAGTGTAAACTTGTCTAAAGATGCGATGGATGCTGCTCAAGCTGAAATTATTAAATCCTATGGAAAAGAATTTTCCAATCCAAGGACTTTTGTAAATAAAAGCAAAGGAGCACAAGAAGCTCATGAGGCTATTCGACCAACAGATATGTCACGTCATACAGTTGATATTGATAGAGATCAAGCACGACTTTATGATTTAATTTGGAAAAGAACTCTAGCTTCTCAAATGAGTGATGCCAAACTGGAGCGTACCAATGTAAAAATTGAAGCCAATAATCATAAAGAGATATTTACAGCATCTGGTGAGGTTTTGCTTTTTGAAGGATTTCTAAAAGTGTATCTTGAAGGGCATGATGATGACGAAGAGGAGCAGGAAGGAATGTTGCCTGCAATGAAAGTGAATGAAAAGCTGCAAAACAACTATATTACTGCAACCGAAAGATATTCTCGTGCAGCTGCAAGATATACCGAAGCATCTTTGGTTAAAAAATTAGAAGAATTAGGTATTGGACGTCCGTCTACTTATGCGCCTACGATTTCTACTATTATTAATAGAAATTACGTTGAAAAAGGGAATCTGGATGGGCATGAAAGAAATTATACGCAACTTACTTTGCAATTAGGAAAAGTAGGAGAGAAAGTGCTGAAGGAAAATACCGGTTCTGATAAAGGAAAACTTGTTCCGACAGATATTGGAACAATCGTCACTGATTTTTTGGTTAAGAATTTTGGAAATATTCTGGATTATAATTTTACGGCAAAAGTCGAACATGATTTTGACGAAATTGCCGAGGGAAATATTGAATGGACAAAAATGATGCAGGAATTCTATGATCAATTTCATCCAACAGTTAAAGATGTTGAGGAAAATGCTGATAGAGAAAGCGGGGAGCGAATTTTGGGAGTCGATCCAGTTTCAGGAAAACCTGTTTCTGTTCGTTTAGGAAAATTTGGTCCAATGGCCCAAATTGGTGCAGCAGATGACGAGGAAAAGAAATTTGCAAGTTTAATGTCTGAGCAAAATATTGGAAACATCACTCTGGAAGAAACCTTGAAGTTATTTTTGCTTCCAAAAAATTTAGGTATATATAAAGGAGAAGAAGTTGAGGTAAGCAATGGACGTTATGGCCCATATGTGCGTCACGGTTCGGTTTTTATTTCATTGCCAAGAGGAGAAGATCCATTGGATGTTTCCATAGAAAGAGCTCAGGAGTTAATCGATGAAAAAGCAATTGCCGATGCACCTATTGCTGTTTATAAAGGGGAAGGGGTTCAAAAAGGAACTGGTCGTTTTGGTCCTTTTATAAAATGGAACGGAATTTTTATAAACGTAAGCAAGAAATATAATTTTGATAATTTGTCTCAATCAGATGTGGAAGCATTAATCGAAGATAAATTGCAAAAGAACATTGATAAGGTTTTGCATAATTGGGAAGAAGAAGGGATATTGGTAGAAAAAGCACGTTGGGGTCGTTCGGTTATTACAAAAGGAAAAATTAAGATAGAACTAAGTAAAGATGTTGATGCTACAAAATTGACATTATCTCAAGTTCGAGATATGATTGCAAAGAAAACACCCGCTAAAAAGACTGCAGTTAAAAAAACAACTGCAACTAAAAAGACCGCTGTTAAAAAAGCAGTTGTAAAAAAGAAATAA
- the rpe gene encoding ribulose-phosphate 3-epimerase, translating into MKNTIIAPSVLAADFANLQRDIEMINNSEADWFHIDIMDGVFVPNISFGMPVLEAITRHTRKTVDVHLMIVNPDQYIKTFKNLGTDILTVHYEASTHLHRTLQAIKAEGMKAGVALNPHTNVDLLEDVINDIDMVCIMSVNPGFGGQSFIENTYAKVKKLKDLITRKGANTIIEIDGGVTNKNALQLVEAGADVLVAGSFVFKAENPTETIADLKKLTTL; encoded by the coding sequence ATGAAGAATACAATTATAGCTCCGTCAGTTTTGGCAGCCGATTTTGCCAATTTACAACGTGATATCGAGATGATTAACAACAGTGAAGCCGACTGGTTTCATATTGACATCATGGATGGTGTTTTTGTTCCCAATATTTCTTTTGGGATGCCCGTTCTCGAAGCAATAACAAGACACACCAGAAAAACAGTTGATGTACATTTGATGATTGTAAATCCAGATCAATACATTAAAACCTTCAAGAATTTAGGAACAGATATTTTAACCGTGCATTACGAAGCCAGTACACATTTGCACAGAACACTTCAGGCCATCAAAGCGGAAGGAATGAAAGCAGGAGTAGCACTAAATCCTCATACCAATGTAGATTTATTGGAAGATGTAATCAATGATATTGACATGGTTTGTATTATGAGTGTGAATCCAGGTTTTGGAGGGCAGTCTTTTATAGAAAATACTTATGCTAAAGTAAAAAAACTGAAAGATTTGATTACCAGAAAAGGAGCCAATACAATTATAGAAATAGATGGTGGTGTCACCAATAAAAATGCTTTGCAATTGGTTGAAGCCGGTGCTGATGTACTTGTTGCAGGAAGTTTTGTTTTCAAAGCCGAAAATCCAACTGAAACTATTGCCGATTTGAAAAAATTGACAACCCTATAA